Proteins found in one Paenibacillus dendritiformis genomic segment:
- the scpB gene encoding SMC-Scp complex subunit ScpB, producing MDFQTLKSIIEGLLFMAGDEGLNSKQIAEITEQRQEIVMEALHDLQADMERSKRGIQIVAIAGMYQLTTLPDHAPYFERMAYSPSRSSLSQAALETLAIVAYRQPITRVEIEEIRGVKSDRAIQTLVNKDLIEETGRAEAIGRPILYGTTRAFLDYFGLASLSELPEASAFEQSEGLEEETQLLFEKLEGRQLTIEDVNEEGGDR from the coding sequence ATGGACTTTCAGACGTTGAAGTCGATTATTGAAGGCCTCCTGTTTATGGCGGGAGATGAAGGTTTAAATAGTAAGCAAATCGCAGAAATTACGGAACAGCGGCAGGAAATCGTCATGGAGGCGCTGCATGATTTGCAGGCGGACATGGAGCGTTCGAAGCGCGGAATCCAGATCGTGGCCATTGCCGGCATGTATCAATTGACGACCTTGCCGGATCATGCGCCTTATTTCGAACGGATGGCCTATTCGCCTTCCCGCTCGTCTTTGTCCCAGGCGGCGCTCGAGACGCTGGCCATCGTGGCATACCGCCAGCCAATCACTCGCGTGGAGATCGAGGAGATTCGCGGCGTCAAATCCGATCGGGCCATTCAGACGCTTGTGAACAAAGACCTGATCGAAGAAACGGGCCGGGCTGAAGCGATCGGAAGGCCGATTCTATACGGCACGACGCGTGCGTTTCTTGATTATTTCGGGCTCGCCAGCTTGTCCGAGCTGCCGGAAGCCTCGGCCTTCGAACAAAGTGAAGGCTTGGAGGAGGAGACGCAGCTGTTGTTCGAGAAATTAGAAGGACGGCAGCTGACGATTGAAGATGTGAACGAAGAAGGAGGAGATCGTTAA
- a CDS encoding segregation and condensation protein A, whose protein sequence is MSVTYKLELFEGPLDLLLHLIDQAEIAIQDISISEITDQYMDYLHSMKELELDITSEFLVMAATLLAMKSQQLLPKPPVMEWDDDMMDYEEEELDPRAELIRKLIEYRKYKGIAEHLREKESERSLLFTKEPEDLTPFMPSKPSNPVEGLHVSDLIAAFQKALRKASRRTMVATIHRDEISVKDRIRDIVTVLRPVGRGGKLLFSKLLSEQLNRHEVVVTFLAVLELMKMKQIRCFQDRVFDEIVIQWQGDVEDDGLSDVEVDY, encoded by the coding sequence GTGTCCGTCACTTACAAGCTGGAGCTGTTCGAAGGGCCGCTTGATCTGCTGCTTCACCTTATCGATCAAGCGGAGATTGCTATTCAGGATATCTCGATCAGCGAGATCACCGATCAATATATGGATTATTTACATAGCATGAAGGAATTGGAATTGGATATTACGAGCGAGTTTCTCGTTATGGCAGCGACCCTGTTAGCGATGAAGTCCCAGCAGCTCTTACCGAAGCCGCCTGTCATGGAATGGGACGACGACATGATGGACTACGAAGAAGAGGAACTGGATCCGCGAGCGGAGCTGATCCGCAAGCTGATTGAATACCGGAAGTACAAAGGAATCGCCGAGCATTTGCGGGAAAAGGAGTCGGAGCGAAGCCTGCTGTTCACGAAGGAACCGGAGGATCTGACTCCGTTCATGCCTTCGAAGCCGTCGAATCCGGTGGAAGGGCTCCATGTGTCGGACTTGATTGCCGCCTTCCAGAAGGCGCTGCGCAAAGCATCCCGGCGCACGATGGTCGCCACGATTCATCGCGACGAGATTTCCGTGAAGGATCGGATTCGCGATATCGTCACCGTTCTGCGGCCGGTGGGAAGGGGAGGCAAGCTGCTGTTCTCCAAGCTGCTGAGCGAGCAATTGAACCGCCACGAGGTGGTCGTGACGTTCCTTGCGGTGCTGGAATTAATGAAGATGAAGCAGATTCGTTGTTTTCAAGATCGGGTATTCGATGAAATTGTGATTCAGTGGCAAGGGGATGTGGAAGACGATGGACTTTCAGACGTTGAAGTCGATTATTGA
- the ribE gene encoding 6,7-dimethyl-8-ribityllumazine synthase, translating to MPHVFEGHLVSEGLKYGIVAGRFNEFIVSKLLSGALDALKRHGVKDEEISVAWVPGAFEIPLIAQKMAESGKYDAVITLGAVIRGSTPHFDYVCSETAKGVAQVNMKTGVPTVFGVLTTDSIEQAIERAGTKAGNKGWEAAATAIEMANLTNQLK from the coding sequence ATGCCACATGTATTTGAGGGTCATTTAGTATCGGAAGGATTAAAATATGGCATCGTTGCCGGACGCTTCAATGAATTCATCGTCTCCAAGCTGCTGTCCGGTGCACTGGATGCGCTGAAGCGCCACGGCGTGAAGGACGAGGAGATCTCGGTCGCCTGGGTTCCCGGCGCGTTCGAGATTCCGCTTATCGCCCAGAAAATGGCGGAAAGCGGCAAATATGATGCGGTGATCACGTTGGGCGCAGTCATTCGCGGTTCTACACCGCATTTCGATTATGTGTGCAGCGAGACGGCCAAAGGGGTCGCCCAAGTGAATATGAAAACAGGCGTGCCAACCGTGTTCGGCGTGCTGACGACGGATTCGATCGAGCAGGCGATCGAGCGCGCAGGCACGAAGGCCGGCAACAAGGGCTGGGAAGCAGCCGCAACGGCAATTGAAATGGCAAACTTGACGAATCAGTTGAAATAG
- a CDS encoding bifunctional 3,4-dihydroxy-2-butanone-4-phosphate synthase/GTP cyclohydrolase II: MSEQFQFDTIEDAIRDLMEGKVIIVVDDEDRENEGDFVALADKATPDAINFMITEGRGLVCVPITPERAEELDLPPMVTHNTDNHGTAFTVSIDHVETSTGISAYERSLTIQKMLDPKAQAADFRRPGHIFPLIAKRGGVLRRAGHTEAAVDLARLCGASPAGVICEVIKEDGTMARLPDLIEIKQKHGLKLICIKDLIHYRNEKENLVRREVEVNMPTDFGVFRAIAYTNEVDNKEHVALVKGEIDGTSPVLVRVHSECLTGDVFHSHRCDCGPQFAAALRAIEREGNGVLLYMRQEGRGIGLINKLKAYKLQEQGLDTVDANLKLGFPADLRDYGIGAQILKDLGVRHIRLMTNNPRKIRGLEGYGLEIVERVPIQMQENEDNTRYLHTKAAKLGHMLVFDDIEQNEQIET; the protein is encoded by the coding sequence ATGAGTGAACAATTTCAGTTCGATACGATAGAGGATGCCATACGAGACTTAATGGAAGGCAAAGTGATCATCGTCGTCGATGACGAGGATCGCGAGAACGAAGGCGACTTCGTGGCGCTTGCAGACAAGGCTACGCCGGATGCGATCAACTTCATGATTACCGAGGGCCGCGGGCTCGTCTGCGTGCCGATTACGCCCGAGCGGGCAGAAGAACTCGATCTGCCGCCGATGGTTACGCATAACACCGACAATCACGGGACGGCCTTCACGGTGTCGATCGACCACGTGGAGACATCGACAGGCATCTCGGCCTATGAACGCTCGCTGACGATTCAGAAGATGCTCGATCCGAAGGCGCAAGCGGCGGACTTCCGTCGTCCGGGCCACATTTTCCCGCTTATCGCGAAGCGGGGCGGCGTTCTGCGCCGCGCAGGCCATACCGAAGCGGCCGTCGACCTGGCCCGCCTGTGCGGAGCGTCGCCGGCGGGGGTCATCTGCGAGGTGATCAAGGAAGACGGGACGATGGCGCGGCTGCCAGACCTGATAGAGATTAAGCAGAAGCACGGCTTGAAGCTCATTTGCATCAAAGATCTGATTCATTATCGCAACGAGAAGGAGAATCTGGTCCGGCGCGAAGTCGAAGTCAACATGCCTACCGACTTCGGCGTGTTCCGGGCGATCGCCTACACGAACGAGGTCGACAACAAGGAGCATGTCGCCTTGGTCAAGGGCGAGATCGACGGTACGAGTCCGGTGTTGGTCCGGGTCCATTCCGAATGTCTGACCGGCGATGTGTTCCATTCTCACCGCTGCGACTGCGGGCCTCAGTTCGCCGCCGCCTTGCGCGCAATTGAGCGGGAAGGGAACGGCGTGCTCCTCTATATGCGCCAGGAAGGCCGGGGGATCGGCCTCATTAATAAGCTGAAAGCGTACAAGCTTCAGGAACAAGGCCTGGATACGGTGGACGCGAACCTGAAGCTCGGGTTCCCGGCGGATCTGCGGGATTACGGAATCGGCGCGCAGATTCTGAAGGATCTCGGCGTCCGCCACATCCGGCTCATGACGAACAATCCCCGCAAGATCAGAGGACTTGAAGGCTACGGCCTGGAAATTGTCGAGCGGGTGCCGATTCAGATGCAGGAAAACGAAGACAATACGCGTTATCTGCATACGAAGGCAGCGAAGCTCGGACATATGCTTGTATTCGATGACATCGAGCAGAACGAACAAATCGAAACCTGA
- the ribE gene encoding riboflavin synthase, with the protein MFTGLVEEVGRLQAVTKRGEAMVLHIRAAKVLEGMKIGDSIAVNGVCLTSVSYDSGSFMADVMPETFRHTNLKDLQPGAPVNLERAMAADGRFGGHIVQGHVDGLARIMRRTAQANAVVFEFLAEDPGMAKYMIPRGSVTVDGISLTLARAEEGMFAVSIIPHTLAETALHGKQPGDTVNIECDVLAKYVDHLLAFGSRSATGGSSRISSAFLAEHGFM; encoded by the coding sequence ATGTTCACGGGACTCGTTGAAGAAGTCGGCCGGCTGCAGGCCGTGACGAAGCGCGGAGAAGCGATGGTGCTGCATATCCGTGCCGCGAAAGTGCTGGAAGGGATGAAGATCGGGGACAGCATCGCCGTGAACGGAGTATGCCTGACCTCGGTCTCCTATGACTCCGGCTCCTTCATGGCGGATGTCATGCCGGAGACGTTCCGGCATACGAACTTGAAGGATTTGCAGCCGGGCGCTCCGGTCAATCTGGAACGGGCCATGGCGGCGGACGGCCGCTTCGGCGGACATATCGTACAGGGCCATGTCGACGGGCTGGCGCGCATTATGCGCCGGACGGCGCAGGCGAATGCGGTTGTGTTCGAATTCCTGGCCGAGGATCCGGGCATGGCGAAGTATATGATCCCCCGGGGATCGGTTACCGTGGATGGGATTAGCCTCACCCTGGCCCGGGCGGAGGAGGGCATGTTCGCCGTCTCGATTATTCCGCATACGCTAGCCGAGACGGCGCTGCATGGCAAGCAGCCGGGAGACACGGTCAATATCGAATGCGACGTGCTGGCCAAATATGTCGATCATTTGCTGGCCTTCGGCAGCCGCTCCGCCACTGGCGGAAGCTCTCGCATCAGCAGCGCCTTTTTGGCGGAACACGGCTTTATGTGA
- the ribD gene encoding bifunctional diaminohydroxyphosphoribosylaminopyrimidine deaminase/5-amino-6-(5-phosphoribosylamino)uracil reductase RibD, which produces MHAVINDEFYMKLALDMAERAMGQTSINPAVGCVIVREGRVVGLGAHLQRGEGHAEVHALQMAGEAARGATAYVTLEPCSHYGKTPPCSLRLLEAGIKRVVIGSLDPNPAVSGRGAKLLREQGVEVVAGVLQPAAEALIEMFAKYITTGLPYVTLKTASTLDGRIATHTGDSRWISNEQARERVHAMRHRHQAIMAGIGTVLADNPSLTTRLAVPGLHPTRLIVDSQLRLPLEAKVVADRSAPTIVFTTSRVDAKKREELEARGVQVIAAGDGPQVDLRRMMEWCGSQEIGSILLEGGGRLNGAMLEGRWVDRVVLFYAPTIVGGAGSPANFAFDGISRMNDAYRLRHTRVETLGDNVCISGYPFGTVFERIAATLDEKGGSDDVHGTR; this is translated from the coding sequence GTGCATGCGGTAATCAATGACGAGTTCTATATGAAGCTGGCGCTGGATATGGCGGAACGGGCCATGGGACAGACCAGCATCAATCCGGCCGTCGGCTGCGTCATCGTCCGCGAAGGCAGGGTCGTCGGTCTGGGGGCCCACCTGCAGCGCGGCGAAGGCCACGCGGAGGTGCATGCGCTGCAGATGGCCGGCGAAGCCGCACGCGGCGCTACCGCCTATGTCACGCTCGAGCCTTGCAGCCACTACGGCAAGACGCCTCCATGCAGCCTTCGCCTGCTGGAAGCCGGAATCAAGCGCGTCGTCATCGGCAGCCTCGATCCGAACCCGGCGGTCAGCGGCCGGGGAGCCAAGCTGCTGCGTGAGCAGGGCGTCGAGGTGGTGGCGGGCGTGCTCCAGCCCGCGGCCGAGGCGCTCATCGAGATGTTCGCCAAGTACATCACGACCGGTTTGCCGTACGTCACGCTCAAGACGGCGAGCACGCTGGATGGCCGCATCGCGACGCATACGGGCGACAGCCGGTGGATCTCCAACGAGCAGGCCCGGGAACGGGTGCACGCGATGCGGCACCGCCATCAGGCGATTATGGCCGGTATCGGCACGGTGCTGGCCGACAATCCTTCGCTGACGACGCGGCTTGCGGTACCGGGACTTCATCCGACGAGGCTTATCGTCGATTCACAGCTGCGGCTGCCGCTGGAGGCGAAGGTCGTCGCCGACCGCTCCGCGCCGACGATCGTGTTCACGACTTCCCGGGTGGACGCCAAGAAGCGGGAAGAGCTGGAGGCTCGCGGCGTGCAGGTTATCGCGGCGGGCGACGGGCCGCAGGTCGATCTGCGGCGAATGATGGAATGGTGCGGAAGCCAGGAGATCGGCTCCATCCTGCTGGAGGGCGGCGGCCGCCTGAATGGCGCGATGCTGGAGGGCCGCTGGGTGGATCGGGTCGTGCTGTTCTATGCGCCGACGATTGTCGGCGGTGCGGGGTCGCCGGCCAACTTCGCCTTCGATGGCATAAGCCGGATGAACGACGCGTACCGGCTCCGGCATACGCGGGTGGAAACTCTAGGAGACAATGTTTGCATTAGCGGATATCCGTTCGGCACGGTGTTTGAACGGATTGCCGCAACGCTGGATGAGAAGGGAGGAAGCGACGATGTTCACGGGACTCGTTGA
- a CDS encoding VanZ family protein translates to MRKRSRLGLLWFILTIAWMAFIFMKSAEPYSVQDMKPALGSFVSEEKLLRYVPRWEFFYDGSLVSWREPYHFVEFFIRKCGHIAEFALLTLLLILTLSARVRSKGLVAAGSGLIAVLYACSDEWHQTFVPGRTGHLADVAVDSIGVVLVLAAYLIVIAARRRR, encoded by the coding sequence ATGCGCAAGAGAAGCCGGTTAGGCCTTCTATGGTTCATTTTGACCATCGCCTGGATGGCGTTTATCTTCATGAAATCGGCCGAACCGTATTCGGTTCAGGATATGAAGCCGGCGCTCGGCTCTTTCGTCTCCGAAGAGAAGCTGCTTCGTTATGTTCCGCGCTGGGAATTTTTCTATGACGGGAGTCTTGTGTCGTGGCGGGAGCCTTACCATTTCGTCGAATTTTTTATCCGCAAATGCGGGCATATCGCCGAGTTCGCCCTGCTGACGCTGCTGCTTATCCTGACGCTGTCGGCCCGCGTCCGTTCGAAGGGACTGGTAGCGGCGGGGAGCGGCCTGATTGCCGTTTTATACGCCTGCTCCGATGAATGGCACCAGACCTTCGTACCCGGGCGGACCGGACATCTCGCCGATGTTGCGGTCGACTCTATCGGAGTGGTGCTCGTGTTGGCCGCCTATTTGATCGTGATCGCGGCCCGGCGGAGAAGGTAA
- a CDS encoding transglycosylase SLT domain-containing protein: protein MRKGVITVVGAAIVLTSCSLDGLNRETATYQEYMDRVPLVFELEMERQARQVDLHKSSGKEKEVRIQSASAKSEAPIRPHIPSIKLPDDVLDMIWKETRKKKIDYITFLALIKVESNFDTDLVHSNPNGTEDYGLVQMNSVNVSRLSKAIGRPNLDMFEPKDNILLGLAELLECRAYWKDKYKGDDLEKAMLLAYNRGRYGSKRWIQDKGTLDSAYTKRVLKAKAHYEREAAKAAQAVKTAQKKSGSNMASPKQQKPAQTMRIQRTRQAN, encoded by the coding sequence ATGAGGAAAGGTGTCATAACCGTCGTAGGCGCGGCAATTGTTCTTACATCCTGCAGCCTGGACGGACTGAACAGAGAGACGGCAACGTATCAGGAGTATATGGATCGGGTGCCGCTCGTATTCGAGCTGGAAATGGAACGTCAAGCGCGGCAAGTAGACTTGCATAAGAGCAGCGGTAAAGAAAAAGAGGTTCGTATTCAATCAGCGTCGGCAAAGAGCGAGGCGCCCATTCGTCCGCACATTCCGTCGATTAAGCTGCCGGATGACGTGCTTGATATGATCTGGAAGGAAACGCGCAAAAAGAAGATTGATTATATTACCTTTTTGGCTTTGATCAAAGTGGAAAGCAACTTCGATACAGACCTGGTGCACAGCAATCCAAACGGGACGGAGGATTACGGGCTCGTGCAAATGAACTCCGTCAACGTATCGCGGCTGTCCAAAGCGATCGGGCGCCCGAATCTCGATATGTTCGAGCCGAAAGACAATATTCTGCTCGGCCTGGCCGAACTGCTCGAATGCCGCGCTTATTGGAAGGACAAGTATAAGGGCGATGACCTGGAAAAAGCGATGCTCCTCGCTTATAATCGTGGTAGATATGGATCCAAGCGCTGGATTCAGGACAAAGGCACGCTGGACAGCGCCTATACGAAAAGAGTGCTGAAAGCGAAGGCCCATTATGAGCGCGAAGCGGCAAAGGCTGCGCAGGCCGTCAAGACGGCCCAAAAGAAGTCGGGATCGAATATGGCTTCTCCGAAGCAGCAGAAGCCGGCTCAGACGATGAGAATCCAGCGTACAAGACAGGCGAATTGA
- a CDS encoding peptidylprolyl isomerase — MSKFAQIEMEKGGTVKIELHEKEAPGTVANFEKLANEGFYNGLTFHRVIPGFVAQGGCPQGTGMGGPGYTIKCETQGNPHKHVRGVLAMAHAGKDTGGSQFYITYDAFPHLDGVHTVFGKVMEGMEVVDQIKQGDKMKEVRVVEG, encoded by the coding sequence ATGAGCAAATTTGCACAAATTGAGATGGAAAAGGGCGGAACCGTCAAAATTGAATTGCACGAGAAAGAAGCGCCGGGAACGGTAGCCAACTTCGAGAAGCTGGCGAATGAGGGCTTCTATAACGGGTTGACCTTCCACCGCGTCATTCCGGGATTCGTCGCTCAAGGCGGATGCCCGCAAGGAACCGGAATGGGCGGACCGGGGTATACGATCAAGTGCGAGACGCAAGGCAATCCGCACAAGCATGTGCGCGGCGTGCTCGCGATGGCACATGCCGGTAAAGACACCGGCGGCTCCCAATTTTACATCACGTATGACGCTTTCCCGCATTTGGATGGCGTGCATACGGTTTTTGGTAAAGTTATGGAAGGAATGGAAGTTGTCGACCAAATCAAGCAAGGCGATAAAATGAAGGAAGTACGCGTCGTAGAAGGCTAG
- the lysA gene encoding diaminopimelate decarboxylase — translation MHLHGTSTINESGHLEIGGCDVTTLKNQFGTPLYIMDEALIRTRSREYMEAFRESGLNFQVAYASKAFCVMAMCRIADEEGLSLDVVSEGELHTALQAGFPADRIHFHGNNKTPDEIEMALDAGIGCFVVDSFAELHLLNALAKMRRQQVSVLLRVTPGVEAHTHEYISTGQTDSKFGFDIGNGTAFQAVAQASDAEGVHLLGIHSHIGSQIFETEGFQMAVQRVAEFAANVRSQMDVVFRVVNLGGGFGIRYVEGDTPLAVRDYVKAITEAVRTHFGPIYSELPEIWIEPGRSIVGEAGTTLYTIGSIKDIPGVRKYVAVDGGMTDNPRPALYESKYEAMVANRAKDAADEVVSIAGKCCESGDMLIWDVALPSVSAGDLLAVCCTGAYNYSMASNYNRIRRPAVVFVREGEADLVVRRETHEDIVRCDLIPARLEKRESQPVGR, via the coding sequence ATGCACTTACATGGAACAAGTACAATCAATGAATCCGGCCACCTCGAAATCGGCGGCTGTGATGTGACCACCTTGAAAAACCAGTTCGGAACACCATTATACATTATGGATGAGGCGCTCATTCGTACCCGCTCCCGCGAATATATGGAAGCGTTCCGCGAGTCGGGGCTGAACTTCCAGGTTGCCTACGCGAGCAAGGCGTTCTGCGTGATGGCCATGTGCCGCATCGCGGACGAAGAGGGCTTGTCCCTTGATGTCGTATCTGAAGGGGAACTGCATACGGCGCTGCAGGCGGGCTTTCCTGCCGATCGGATCCACTTTCACGGCAATAACAAGACGCCGGACGAGATCGAAATGGCGCTCGATGCCGGCATCGGATGCTTCGTCGTTGACAGCTTCGCAGAGCTGCACCTGCTGAATGCGCTCGCCAAAATGCGGCGTCAGCAAGTATCGGTGCTGCTCCGCGTTACACCCGGCGTCGAAGCGCATACCCATGAATATATCTCGACCGGGCAGACGGATTCCAAGTTCGGCTTCGATATCGGGAACGGAACGGCGTTTCAGGCCGTCGCGCAAGCATCCGATGCGGAAGGCGTGCATCTGCTCGGGATTCACTCCCATATCGGATCGCAAATTTTTGAGACGGAAGGATTCCAGATGGCTGTCCAGCGCGTTGCGGAGTTCGCGGCCAACGTGCGGAGCCAGATGGATGTCGTCTTCCGGGTCGTGAATCTGGGCGGCGGCTTTGGCATTCGCTATGTTGAGGGCGATACGCCGCTGGCTGTCCGGGATTACGTGAAGGCGATTACGGAGGCGGTACGCACTCACTTCGGGCCGATCTACAGCGAATTGCCGGAGATCTGGATTGAGCCGGGCCGCAGCATCGTCGGGGAAGCCGGCACGACGCTGTACACTATCGGTTCGATTAAGGATATCCCTGGGGTTCGCAAGTATGTTGCCGTGGATGGGGGCATGACTGACAATCCGCGTCCGGCGCTGTACGAATCGAAATATGAGGCGATGGTTGCCAATCGTGCGAAGGATGCGGCCGATGAAGTCGTATCGATTGCGGGCAAATGCTGCGAGAGCGGCGATATGCTCATCTGGGATGTGGCGCTGCCATCCGTATCGGCTGGAGATCTGCTCGCCGTCTGTTGCACGGGAGCGTATAACTATTCGATGGCGAGCAATTACAACCGGATTCGGCGCCCGGCTGTCGTCTTTGTCCGGGAGGGCGAAGCGGATCTTGTCGTCCGCCGCGAAACGCATGAAGATATTGTCCGCTGCGATCTGATTCCGGCACGGCTGGAAAAACGCGAATCGCAGCCAGTTGGCCGCTAA
- a CDS encoding spore germination protein, whose amino-acid sequence MTEQQTHESAQTEGKHQPPPSTDGSSGPIGSGAQDHGQGGTANACQQSGPIQKGKGNKRGKANAAGNGMQGPVEVSNTIEEAIAYWNGDDDIPKRLEDTKKTLKEVVGFTDSFDVIFREMTFGGRRVGLFYLNGFAKDEVMTIILTRLTFLDKKSLTPNALKAFFDCYIPHIQVEKVDKFSEVINKVLAGGSAFFIEHESEAIVTDVKTFPSRGPEEPSLEKVVRGARDGFTETLLTNVTLVRRRLRDPGLKYEIIQVGRRTRTDVCIAYIDDIVDMTQVEAVRKKIKAANLEGLPLADKQLEEVIINKGWNPYPLVRYSERPDVVAAQLLDGNVVIFVDTSPSVMILPTTFFDLCQHAEENRQTPFMGTYMRWIRFIGIFASLFLLPLWMLMVIEPGIKPPALQIIGPHTMAKLPIFLQFLLAEIGIDLMRMAAVHTPSPLAIALGLVAAVMVGEIAVKTGVFVNEVILYLAVTAVGMFATPSYELSLANRVVRLLLLVAVALFKVPGLVIGITLFILWLSLNRSYNSSYLWPFIPFNAKAMFNILFRQPVLNMKTRPSFNKTRDSTKMPPDPSSDPNNGELQT is encoded by the coding sequence ATGACGGAGCAGCAGACGCATGAGTCGGCTCAGACGGAAGGGAAGCATCAGCCTCCACCTTCCACGGACGGTTCTTCCGGTCCGATTGGGTCTGGAGCTCAGGATCATGGGCAAGGCGGCACGGCGAACGCATGCCAGCAGAGTGGACCCATACAGAAAGGAAAAGGCAATAAGCGCGGGAAAGCGAATGCGGCAGGCAATGGCATGCAGGGACCGGTTGAAGTCTCGAATACGATTGAAGAGGCGATCGCGTATTGGAATGGCGATGATGATATTCCGAAGAGGCTGGAGGATACGAAGAAGACGTTGAAGGAGGTCGTCGGTTTTACCGATTCGTTCGATGTGATTTTTCGCGAAATGACATTCGGCGGGCGGCGTGTCGGCCTCTTTTATTTGAATGGCTTTGCCAAGGATGAGGTAATGACGATCATTTTGACGCGTCTTACCTTCTTGGATAAAAAATCGCTGACCCCGAACGCGCTTAAGGCATTTTTTGATTGCTATATCCCGCATATTCAGGTGGAAAAGGTAGACAAGTTCAGTGAAGTGATCAATAAGGTGCTCGCTGGCGGCAGTGCCTTCTTCATCGAGCATGAGTCGGAAGCGATTGTCACGGATGTGAAGACCTTCCCGTCCCGGGGGCCAGAGGAGCCTTCGCTGGAAAAGGTCGTGCGCGGGGCTCGCGACGGATTCACCGAGACGCTGCTCACGAACGTTACGCTAGTGCGGCGGCGGCTTCGCGATCCGGGCTTGAAGTATGAGATCATTCAGGTCGGAAGACGGACGCGAACCGACGTATGCATTGCATATATTGATGATATCGTCGACATGACGCAGGTGGAAGCCGTCCGTAAAAAGATTAAGGCTGCCAATCTGGAAGGGCTGCCGCTTGCGGATAAGCAGCTGGAGGAGGTTATTATCAACAAAGGCTGGAATCCGTATCCGCTTGTGCGGTATTCCGAAAGGCCGGACGTGGTGGCCGCGCAATTGCTTGACGGCAATGTCGTCATTTTCGTCGATACCTCGCCTTCCGTGATGATACTGCCGACAACGTTCTTCGATCTGTGCCAGCATGCCGAGGAGAACCGCCAGACGCCGTTCATGGGGACCTATATGCGATGGATTCGCTTCATCGGCATATTTGCGTCCTTGTTCCTGCTGCCGCTCTGGATGCTGATGGTGATCGAGCCCGGAATTAAGCCGCCGGCCCTGCAGATTATCGGTCCGCATACAATGGCGAAGCTGCCTATCTTCCTGCAGTTTTTGCTGGCTGAAATCGGCATCGACCTGATGCGCATGGCGGCTGTCCATACCCCGTCTCCGCTGGCGATAGCGCTTGGTCTCGTGGCGGCGGTCATGGTTGGCGAGATTGCGGTGAAGACAGGCGTCTTTGTCAATGAGGTCATTTTGTATTTGGCTGTGACCGCGGTCGGGATGTTCGCCACGCCTAGCTACGAGCTGTCGCTCGCCAACCGGGTTGTCCGGCTCCTGTTGCTTGTGGCGGTCGCCTTGTTCAAGGTGCCGGGATTGGTTATCGGCATTACGCTGTTCATTCTATGGCTGTCGCTGAACCGCTCCTACAATTCGTCTTATCTGTGGCCGTTCATTCCGTTCAACGCGAAGGCGATGTTCAACATTCTGTTCCGCCAGCCGGTCCTGAACATGAAAACGCGGCCGAGCTTCAACAAGACGCGCGATAGTACGAAGATGCCGCCGGATCCCTCTTCCGATCCGAATAACGGCGAGCTTCAGACGTAG